A genome region from Baekduia alba includes the following:
- a CDS encoding STAS domain-containing protein codes for MSFAEPRFRTRARDVDARTTVIAVDGEIHVSTVPEFSGVLAAAVDAGRIAIVLDLSGVMFIDSTGLSVLLNALRRVTRAGGAMALVCQNPTVLRLFEITRLDATFPIHAGVEPALAAVRATQPAGGSDAGAP; via the coding sequence CGCACGCGCGCGCGTGACGTGGACGCCCGCACGACCGTGATCGCCGTCGACGGCGAGATCCACGTCTCGACCGTACCCGAGTTCAGCGGCGTCCTCGCCGCCGCCGTCGACGCCGGCCGCATCGCGATCGTCTTGGACCTCAGCGGCGTCATGTTCATCGACTCGACCGGCCTCAGCGTCCTGCTCAACGCGCTGCGCCGCGTGACGCGCGCGGGCGGCGCGATGGCGCTGGTGTGCCAGAACCCGACCGTCCTGCGGCTGTTCGAGATCACGAGGCTGGACGCGACGTTCCCCATCCACGCCGGCGTCGAGCCGGCGCTCGCCGCGGTCCGGGCGACTCAGCCGGCGGGCGGCAGCGACGCCGGCGCCCCGTAG